Part of the Pseudomonadota bacterium genome is shown below.
CGTGTATGCCGGTTACCGTCACGTCTCGCTTGATCGTGATATGGCTGGCGGTACTGCCGGAGCAGAGATCGACTTCGAAGATCAGGACATCTGGGTCTTGGGCTTCCGGGCGCGCTTCTAATCGCACCTGTTAAAAGAATAATATAAGACTCACTTAAAAGCCCCGGGGCCTCCCCGGGGCTTCTTCTTTGGTACCGTAATACCCTTTGTAAATTTAGTTGGTTTCTTTCAGCAACATTTTATGGCTATTCAACTTACTGATACAAACTCCAGTCTTGCTAAGCATCAGATAATCTGAGGGATAGGCTAGATACTAACTAGCCGCGCTTAATTTATTCGTTGATCCATGCAAAACGAACGTTTGTTTATGTTCCGCAAAACGTTTTATAAGGTGTTGATGACGCCGGCGCGGGCATCGCAAATTTTTCATGTCCTTCTGTCTCATCAAAAGGAGTAGATAAAAGAGTCAACATGTCTTCAAACAATCCGAAATCACTATTGTTTATAGCTGCCGATAACACTTCTTCAACCTTGTGATTTCGCGGGATGTAAGCAGGATTTATCTGATCCATTTGATTGGCGCATATACCCATTGAAATCGGACCTTTTTCCACTTGTTTAATCCAATGTTTTTCCCAGCGATCAAATGCAGTAGGGTCCCGGAATTGTTTTCTAGCAGATCCCTTACCATTGCGTAATGTGTCTGAAAGATGCCTAAAGGTATTAGTGAAGTCCGCTTTTCCTTCCTGCATTAGTTCCAATAAATTCCGTACTATGTTGGTGTTTTCCTTATGATCAGAATTTAAACCTATCTTTGCGCACATTCGTCTGTCCCATTCGCGCTTGCATTGCGATGAAGCTTCTTCTATTGCGGAGGTCAGTAACTTTATTGCTTGATCTTCATCGGTGGCGGTAAGGGGAATTAGGGTTTCTGCAAAACGTGCGAGGTTCCAAGACAAAATCGAAGGCTGTTTTGCGTAGGCATACCGCCCATGGAGATCAATTGAACTAAAAACTGTCGTTGGGTCATATCTATCCATGAAGGCACAGGGGCCATAGTCAATTGTTTCACCTGATATTGAGGTGTTATCTGTATTCATTACTCCATGGATAAATCCAATGCTCATCCAATGGGCAACAAGCATCGCTTGAGCTTTCGCAACTGCTTTGAAAAAGCC
Proteins encoded:
- a CDS encoding YdiU family protein, with translation MANHLPQNKTEEVDIDFGFDNTFASQLTEFAVPCNAESVPEPSLIKVNRKLAKELGLSVDALESAQGTEIFAGNKVPIGAAPLAQAYAGHQFGNFSPQLGDGRALLLGEIVNVHGHRYDVQLKGSGRTPFSRGGDGKAALGPVLREYLVSEAMNALGVPTTRALAAVTTGEPVYREVPIPGAVLTRTASSHLRIGTFQFFAARQNRDMVKKLADYAISRHYPDVQESSNVYLGFFKAVAKAQAMLVAHWMSIGFIHGVMNTDNTSISGETIDYGPCAFMDRYDPTTVFSSIDLHGRYAYAKQPSILSWNLARFAETLIPLTATDEDQAIKLLTSAIEEASSQCKREWDRRMCAKIGLNSDHKENTNIVRNLLELMQEGKADFTNTFRHLSDTLRNGKGSARKQFRDPTAFDRWEKHWIKQVEKGPISMGICANQMDQINPAYIPRNHKVEEVLSAAINNSDFGLFEDMLTLLSTPFDETEGHEKFAMPAPASSTPYKTFCGT